GGAGCCCATCAGGAGATCGCGAACACATCCGCCAACCAAATACACGGATTCGCCTCGTTCCGCGGCAATTTCGCCTGCGGTTTTCAGCAAGGCAACAATACCGGCGGGCAATTTCTCCTCCAGCGAAAGTTTTTGAGTCATGATTTGCTTATCCGCACCTTCAGTTTAGGGACGAGGATGATGTTTCCGGTGCACAGACTTCAAATGCTCTTTGTCCAAATGGGTGTAAATTTGCGTGGTCGCAATATTCGAATGCCCCAGCAAGGTTTGCACCACGCGCAGATCCGCGCCCCCCTGCAAAAGATGCGTGGCAAAGGAGTGCCGGAGCGTGTGCGGTGAAATATGCTTCCGGATCCCCGCCTCTTTGGCGTAGGCCCCGATAATCTTCCAAAACATCTGCCGGGACATGGATCGACCCAAACGCGTCAGAATCACGGAATCGTCCTCGTGCTTGAGGAGATCGGGCCGTACCTCCTTTAGGTAACGCGTAAGCAAAGCCTTTGCCGTGCGTCCCAAAGGAACAATGCGTTCCTTAGAGCCCTTGCCCATACAACGCACGTACCCCATCTCCAGATTGAGCTGACTCAAAGTCAGTTGGACCAGCTCTGAAACGCGCAAGCCCGAGGCATACATGAGCTCCAAGGCCGCACGGTCCCGCAAGCCCTGCCAGGTTTCAGTATCCGGCGCATCCAGGAGCGCATCCACCTCGGCAATACTCAAAAACTCCGGAAGCCGTTGCCAAAGGCGCGGCGAGTCAATGGCCGAGGCCACATCTTGTTCCAGGTATTTTTCACGCGCCAGGAACTTGTAAAAGGTGCGCAGGGCCGCAAGCTTTCGAGCGATAGAGCGGGGTGAATATCCCAAGGAGCGCAGGTGAATCAGGTAATCACGTAAATCCGCTTTAGCCGCATATTCCAGATTGCGCTTGGTTTTTGCCTTCTTACCGATGAACTCCACATAGGCCGTGACATCACGGGTGTAGGCATCCAAGGTATTGGTGGACAATCCCCTCT
The Candidatus Omnitrophota bacterium DNA segment above includes these coding regions:
- the xerD gene encoding site-specific tyrosine recombinase XerD, with the translated sequence MVRPAQAVARHPWVEDFLLHLQAERGLSTNTLDAYTRDVTAYVEFIGKKAKTKRNLEYAAKADLRDYLIHLRSLGYSPRSIARKLAALRTFYKFLAREKYLEQDVASAIDSPRLWQRLPEFLSIAEVDALLDAPDTETWQGLRDRAALELMYASGLRVSELVQLTLSQLNLEMGYVRCMGKGSKERIVPLGRTAKALLTRYLKEVRPDLLKHEDDSVILTRLGRSMSRQMFWKIIGAYAKEAGIRKHISPHTLRHSFATHLLQGGADLRVVQTLLGHSNIATTQIYTHLDKEHLKSVHRKHHPRP